A genomic region of Ewingella sp. CoE-038-23 contains the following coding sequences:
- a CDS encoding DEAD/DEAH box helicase, with translation MTAFTLRPYQQDAVDATLRHFRQHDEPAVIVLPTGAGKSLVIAELARVARGRVLVLAHVKELVAQNHAKYLSYGMEADIFAAGLNIKQSSGKVVFGSVQSVAPNLAAFGGEFSLLIIDECHRISDDENSQYQQIIHHLRSNNPRLRLLGLTATPYRLGKGWIYQYHHQGMVRGDADSLFRDCIYELPLRYMIKNGFLVPPERLDMPVVSYDFSRLQANSNGLFSEADLNDELRQQKRITPHIISQIVEFAAERKGVMIFASTVEHAGEIYGLLPAGQAALISAQTPAIERDRLINQFKQQQLRFLVNVSVLTTGFDAPHVDLIAILRPTESVSLYQQIVGRGLRLSPGKTDCLILDYAGNPHDIFTPEVGSHKPGSDNKPVQVFCPACGFANIFWGKTTEDGTVIEHFGRRCQGVLEDDEGEREQCDFRFRFKSCPHCGAENDIAARRCHQCQEILVDPDDMLKAALRLKDALVLRCGGMNLENGRDEKGEWLKITYYDEDGADVSERFRLSTPAQRMAFLHNFLRPHQRAPGVPLEWQTAADVVAQQVLLRHPDFVVARMKGQFWQIREKVFDYQGRYRRANELRG, from the coding sequence GTGACTGCTTTTACACTTCGCCCCTACCAACAAGATGCCGTTGACGCCACGCTGCGTCATTTTCGCCAACATGACGAACCGGCGGTGATTGTCTTACCCACCGGCGCGGGAAAAAGTCTGGTGATCGCCGAGTTGGCGCGGGTTGCGCGCGGTCGCGTGTTGGTGCTGGCGCACGTCAAAGAGCTGGTGGCGCAAAACCACGCAAAATATCTCTCCTACGGGATGGAAGCGGACATTTTCGCCGCCGGGCTGAATATCAAACAGAGCAGCGGCAAAGTGGTGTTTGGCAGCGTGCAGTCGGTAGCGCCCAATCTGGCGGCCTTCGGCGGCGAATTTTCCCTGTTGATCATCGACGAATGCCACCGAATTTCTGACGATGAAAACAGCCAGTATCAGCAAATTATTCATCATTTGCGCAGCAATAACCCGCGCCTGCGCCTGCTGGGCCTGACCGCCACGCCTTATCGGCTGGGTAAAGGCTGGATTTACCAGTATCACCATCAGGGCATGGTGCGCGGCGACGCCGACAGCCTGTTCCGCGACTGCATTTATGAATTGCCGCTGCGCTACATGATTAAGAACGGCTTTCTGGTGCCGCCGGAGCGGCTGGACATGCCGGTGGTCAGCTACGATTTCAGCCGCCTGCAAGCCAACAGTAACGGCCTGTTTAGCGAGGCGGACCTCAATGACGAGCTGCGCCAACAGAAACGCATTACGCCGCATATCATCAGCCAAATTGTCGAGTTCGCCGCCGAACGTAAAGGCGTGATGATTTTTGCCTCGACGGTCGAACACGCGGGCGAAATCTACGGCCTGCTGCCCGCCGGGCAAGCCGCGCTGATCAGCGCCCAGACGCCCGCCATAGAGCGCGACCGGCTGATCAACCAATTCAAACAGCAGCAGCTGCGTTTTTTGGTCAACGTTTCGGTGCTGACCACCGGCTTCGACGCGCCGCACGTGGACCTTATTGCCATTCTGCGCCCCACAGAGTCTGTCAGTTTGTATCAGCAGATTGTCGGCCGCGGCCTGCGACTCTCTCCGGGCAAAACCGACTGCCTGATTTTGGATTACGCCGGAAACCCGCACGACATTTTCACCCCTGAAGTGGGCAGCCATAAGCCGGGCAGCGACAACAAGCCGGTGCAGGTCTTCTGCCCTGCCTGCGGTTTCGCCAACATTTTCTGGGGGAAAACTACCGAGGACGGCACGGTTATCGAGCACTTTGGCCGCCGCTGTCAGGGCGTGTTAGAAGATGACGAGGGGGAGCGAGAACAGTGCGATTTCCGCTTCCGCTTCAAAAGTTGCCCGCACTGCGGCGCAGAAAATGACATCGCGGCGCGCCGCTGTCACCAGTGTCAGGAGATTCTGGTCGACCCGGACGACATGCTGAAAGCCGCACTGCGCCTGAAAGATGCGTTGGTGCTGCGCTGCGGCGGCATGAATCTGGAAAACGGTCGCGATGAGAAAGGCGAATGGCTGAAAATCACCTATTACGATGAAGACGGTGCCGACGTCTCCGAGCGTTTTCGTTTAAGCACACCCGCCCAGCGCATGGCGTTTTTGCACAATTTTCTGCGACCACATCAGCGTGCGCCGGGAGTGCCGCTTGAGTGGCAAACCGCCGCAGACGTGGTGGCCCAGCAGGTATTACTGCGTCATCCCGACTTTGTGGTAGCGCGGATGAAAGGTCAGTTCTGGCAAATTCGCGAAAAAGTCTTCGATTATCAGGGGCGCTATCGGCGGGCCAATGAGCTGCGCGGATAA
- the rplY gene encoding 50S ribosomal protein L25 → MFTINVEVRPEAEQGKGASRRLRTENKFPAIVYGGSAAPVSIKLDHDSVKNMEVKAEFYSEAITLVIDGKETKVKVQAVQRHPFKPKLAHIDFVRV, encoded by the coding sequence ATGTTCACTATCAATGTAGAAGTACGTCCAGAAGCAGAGCAGGGCAAAGGTGCGAGCCGCCGCCTGCGTACAGAAAACAAATTCCCAGCTATCGTTTACGGTGGCTCAGCTGCTCCAGTTTCCATCAAACTGGACCATGATTCTGTTAAGAACATGGAAGTTAAAGCGGAGTTCTACTCTGAAGCTATTACTCTGGTTATCGACGGTAAAGAAACCAAAGTTAAAGTTCAGGCTGTACAGCGTCACCCGTTCAAGCCAAAACTGGCTCACATCGACTTCGTTCGCGTTTAA
- the yejK gene encoding nucleoid-associated protein YejK, translated as MSLDIEQIALHQLNKRDEQTLDVVLRDTLLTPNAAVEEMMAELHRVYSAKSKAYGLFNQDSELAESLRACRKGDEDFLGFSRAATGRLRDELAKYPFAEGGVVLFCHYRFLAVEYLLIAVLNSRSSMRVNEQLDVSSIHYLDINHADIVARIDLTEWETNPESTRYLTFLKGRVGRKVSDFFMDFLAAAEGLDTKAQNRGLLQAVDDFCAEAQLDKNERQNVRQQVYSYCNEQLQAGEEISLDALSDELPPWDDKKFKEFSQEQGYQLEETFPADRGTLRQLTKFAGSGGGVSINFDAMLMGERIFWDPATDTLTIKGTPPNLRDQLQRRSSSK; from the coding sequence ATGAGTCTGGATATCGAGCAGATTGCTCTACACCAGTTGAACAAGCGTGACGAGCAAACGCTGGACGTTGTGCTGCGCGATACGCTGTTAACCCCGAATGCCGCGGTTGAAGAGATGATGGCCGAACTGCATCGCGTGTACAGCGCGAAAAGCAAAGCTTATGGGCTGTTTAATCAGGATAGCGAACTGGCCGAGTCTTTGCGCGCCTGCCGCAAAGGCGATGAGGATTTCCTTGGCTTTAGCCGCGCGGCCACCGGCCGTTTGCGCGATGAACTGGCGAAATATCCTTTTGCCGAAGGTGGCGTGGTGCTGTTCTGCCATTATCGCTTCCTGGCGGTTGAGTATTTACTGATTGCCGTGCTCAACAGCCGCAGCAGTATGCGTGTTAACGAGCAGCTGGACGTCAGCAGCATTCACTATCTCGACATCAACCATGCCGACATTGTCGCGCGAATTGATTTAACCGAGTGGGAAACCAATCCAGAATCCACCCGCTATTTGACCTTCCTGAAAGGCCGCGTGGGTCGTAAAGTTTCCGACTTCTTTATGGATTTCCTCGCTGCGGCAGAAGGCTTGGACACTAAAGCGCAAAACCGTGGCTTATTGCAGGCGGTGGATGACTTCTGTGCAGAAGCCCAGTTGGATAAGAACGAACGCCAAAATGTGCGCCAGCAGGTTTATAGCTACTGCAACGAACAGCTTCAGGCAGGGGAGGAGATCTCCCTCGACGCGCTGTCCGACGAGCTGCCACCCTGGGACGACAAGAAATTTAAAGAGTTTTCCCAAGAGCAGGGTTATCAGCTGGAAGAGACTTTCCCGGCCGATCGCGGCACGCTGCGCCAGTTAACCAAGTTTGCCGGTAGCGGCGGCGGGGTGAGCATCAATTTCGACGCCATGTTGATGGGCGAGCGCATTTTCTGGGACCCAGCCACGGATACTTTGACTATTAAAGGCACACCGCCGAATCTGCGCGACCAGTTGCAACGTCGATCGTCGAGTAAGTAA
- a CDS encoding YejL family protein: MPQSSRYSDEHVEQILSELATVLEKHRAPTDLSLMVLGNMVTNLINTSVAPTQRKAIAGSFAGALQASIREDKAH, from the coding sequence ATGCCACAATCATCTCGTTACAGTGACGAACACGTTGAACAGATCCTTTCGGAGCTGGCCACCGTACTGGAAAAACACCGCGCGCCCACCGACCTCTCGTTGATGGTGTTGGGCAATATGGTGACCAACTTAATTAATACCAGTGTTGCGCCAACCCAGCGCAAAGCTATCGCAGGCTCTTTTGCTGGCGCGCTTCAGGCGTCAATAAGAGAAGATAAAGCCCATTAA
- the yejM gene encoding LPS biosynthesis-modulating metalloenzyme YejM — protein MVTNRQRYREKVSQMISWGHWFALFNILLGLGLGSRYLFVSDWPSSLEGRIYALVSWLGHFSFIGFSAYLLIIFPLTFVVMSQRLMRFLSAILATAGLTLLLVDTEVFTRFHLHINPVVWELVVNPGQGELARDWQLMFIAVPVLFLIEMLFGTWAWQKLRSLNRRNFAKPIVALFIVSFFASHLMYIWADANFYRPITMQRSNLPLSYPMTARKFLEKHGLLDAQAYQQRLIEQGNPEALSVEYPLNDISFRDTGPKYNLLMIVVDGIHASTTVKDMPALTDFARQNVSFNQHYSSGNRVDSGLFGLFYGISPTYMEGIIAARKPSALMSSLAKQGYEFGLFSSDGFNSPLYRQALLTDFTLPTPAAQGDTLTAQQWQQWLAARGSRPWFSYVNLNGVSTALRQGSNAAVPTGNVFMQRYQQGAKEVDQRIGEILQELQKRGELDKTVVMITASHGIEFNENGTWGSGNTMNRDQMRVPLVVHWPGTPAQSINKLTDHEDVMTTLMQRLLHVTTSPADYSQGEDLFAAKRRHDWISTSDNGTLVITTPTQTLLLERNGDFTAYDEQGKRIKDQKPELGLLLQVLTNEKRFIAD, from the coding sequence ATGGTGACAAATCGTCAGCGCTATCGCGAAAAAGTATCCCAGATGATCAGCTGGGGGCACTGGTTCGCCCTATTTAACATTCTGCTCGGTCTTGGACTCGGCAGCCGCTACCTCTTTGTCTCCGACTGGCCCTCTTCTCTCGAAGGACGCATTTACGCGTTGGTAAGTTGGCTTGGGCATTTCAGTTTTATTGGCTTCTCCGCCTACCTGCTGATCATCTTCCCCCTGACCTTTGTGGTGATGTCGCAGCGGCTGATGCGTTTCTTATCCGCCATTTTAGCCACCGCAGGTCTGACGCTGTTACTGGTCGACACCGAAGTCTTTACCCGCTTCCACCTGCACATCAATCCTGTGGTGTGGGAACTGGTGGTCAACCCCGGTCAAGGCGAGCTGGCCCGCGACTGGCAGCTAATGTTTATTGCCGTGCCGGTGCTGTTCCTGATCGAAATGCTGTTTGGCACTTGGGCATGGCAGAAGCTGCGCAGCCTGAACCGTCGCAATTTCGCTAAGCCGATTGTGGCGCTGTTTATCGTCAGCTTCTTTGCCTCGCACCTGATGTATATCTGGGCCGATGCCAACTTCTATCGCCCAATCACCATGCAGCGTTCAAACCTGCCGCTCTCCTACCCAATGACCGCGCGTAAGTTCCTCGAGAAGCACGGCTTGCTGGACGCACAGGCTTATCAGCAGCGTCTGATTGAACAAGGTAACCCAGAGGCGCTGTCGGTAGAGTACCCACTCAATGACATTAGCTTCCGCGACACCGGCCCTAAATATAATTTATTGATGATTGTGGTGGACGGCATTCACGCCTCGACCACGGTCAAAGACATGCCAGCGCTGACCGATTTCGCGCGGCAAAATGTTAGCTTCAACCAGCATTACAGCTCGGGTAATCGCGTGGATAGCGGCCTGTTTGGCCTGTTCTACGGGATTTCGCCAACCTATATGGAAGGCATTATTGCCGCGCGTAAGCCTTCTGCGCTGATGTCCTCGCTGGCGAAACAGGGCTACGAGTTTGGCCTGTTCTCCTCCGACGGCTTCAACAGCCCGCTCTACCGTCAGGCTTTGCTGACCGACTTCACCTTGCCGACCCCGGCGGCGCAGGGCGATACCCTGACGGCTCAGCAGTGGCAGCAGTGGTTAGCCGCACGCGGTAGCCGCCCGTGGTTCTCTTACGTGAATCTGAACGGCGTCTCGACGGCGCTGCGTCAAGGCAGCAATGCCGCCGTGCCGACCGGCAATGTCTTTATGCAGCGTTATCAGCAAGGCGCGAAAGAGGTGGATCAGCGCATTGGCGAGATTCTGCAAGAACTGCAAAAGCGCGGCGAGCTGGATAAAACCGTGGTGATGATCACCGCGTCGCACGGCATTGAATTTAATGAAAATGGCACCTGGGGTTCGGGCAATACTATGAACCGCGACCAGATGCGTGTGCCATTAGTGGTTCACTGGCCGGGTACGCCTGCCCAGTCCATTAATAAGCTGACTGATCATGAAGATGTGATGACCACCCTGATGCAGCGCCTGCTGCACGTCACCACGTCGCCAGCGGATTATTCGCAAGGTGAAGATCTATTTGCCGCCAAACGCCGCCATGACTGGATCTCCACCAGTGATAACGGCACGCTGGTGATCACCACGCCAACCCAGACGCTACTGCTGGAGCGCAACGGTGATTTCACGGCTTATGACGAACAAGGCAAACGCATCAAAGATCAGAAACCTGAACTCGGCCTGCTGTTACAGGTTCTGACCAATGAGAAGCGCTTTATTGCGGATTAA
- a CDS encoding protein disulfide oxidoreductase has product MGKVKRWAKEILVGAVLLMAVLFGMDFMRAPQAPVDFGNQTLQTLDGQTLTLNEKSQQQPLLVYFWASWCSVCKFTTPDVGKLSANGGNVLSVALRSGDKDKIERYLQGKNISMPVVNDPRGDISASWDIGVTPTFVIIDKGRVVSTTTGWTSYWGMKLRLWWAAF; this is encoded by the coding sequence ATGGGAAAAGTTAAGCGTTGGGCTAAAGAGATCTTGGTTGGCGCGGTACTGCTGATGGCGGTGCTGTTCGGCATGGACTTCATGCGCGCGCCGCAGGCTCCGGTCGATTTCGGCAATCAGACCTTGCAGACCCTCGATGGCCAAACCCTGACGCTCAATGAGAAAAGCCAGCAGCAGCCGCTGCTGGTTTACTTCTGGGCCAGCTGGTGCAGCGTCTGTAAGTTCACCACGCCGGACGTCGGCAAGCTGTCGGCCAACGGCGGCAATGTGTTGAGCGTGGCGCTGCGTTCAGGGGATAAAGATAAAATCGAGCGCTATTTACAGGGCAAGAATATCAGCATGCCGGTGGTGAATGACCCGCGCGGCGATATTTCCGCCTCGTGGGACATTGGCGTCACGCCAACGTTTGTGATTATCGATAAGGGCAGGGTAGTGAGTACTACGACGGGCTGGACGTCATATTGGGGGATGAAGCTGCGGCTTTGGTGGGCCGCGTTTTAA
- a CDS encoding DsbA family protein encodes MKTLMLILMMALSPMALAQTAPQNPTPEDMLFRDPATPRFGAKDAKLVLVSFTDYNCPYCKQFDPLLERVVKEHPDVAVVLKLLPFRGASSISSARAAMTVWEQQPDKFMALHQRLMSKKGPHDEESIDAAIAKVGLPPVKVTPESYTTLKTNVEIAEVLGIQGTPATIIGDQIIPGAISYQDLEELVNAQLKKVKDGKS; translated from the coding sequence ATGAAAACCTTAATGCTGATTTTAATGATGGCCCTTTCACCGATGGCTTTAGCGCAGACTGCGCCACAAAACCCGACGCCGGAGGATATGCTATTCCGCGACCCGGCCACGCCGCGCTTTGGTGCTAAAGACGCCAAGCTGGTGCTGGTCTCCTTCACCGACTACAACTGCCCTTACTGCAAGCAGTTTGATCCTCTGCTGGAGAGAGTGGTGAAGGAGCATCCGGACGTCGCGGTGGTGCTCAAACTGCTGCCGTTCCGTGGTGCCAGTTCCATCAGCTCTGCTCGCGCTGCCATGACCGTGTGGGAGCAGCAGCCGGACAAATTTATGGCGCTGCACCAGCGCCTGATGTCGAAAAAAGGCCCGCATGACGAGGAGAGCATCGACGCGGCAATCGCTAAAGTTGGCCTGCCGCCAGTAAAAGTCACACCGGAAAGCTACACTACCTTGAAAACTAACGTGGAAATTGCCGAAGTGCTGGGTATTCAAGGCACGCCAGCGACCATTATTGGCGACCAGATCATCCCCGGCGCTATCTCTTATCAGGACTTAGAAGAGCTGGTGAATGCCCAGTTGAAGAAGGTGAAAGATGGGAAAAGTTAA
- a CDS encoding protein-disulfide reductase DsbD family protein, which translates to MRYAFRAAIASLLLLWLPAIHAADSGWLASPQNSHAKVRFQAEPADGAADETHLLLSVSLEKGWKTYWRSPGEGGVAPVIAWQDSSTKADWSWPTPARFDVAGITTQGYHDNVTLPIVIKGKVPEKLAGTLTLPTCSNVCILTDYDFNLDLRAGGDQGDFVSRFASAMGQIPIAQGLADKVSAGYRQGTLVISAERAQGWQQPELFIDSLEGSSFGKPTVRVDGMLAQITVPVTDEWGDKAGDLTGKPVSAVLADRGIAQQLDLKMEPLAPATQSSIALWQVALMALAGGFILNLMPCVLPVLGMKLGSILQVEQRDRKSVRVQFLASSAGIISSFLALALLMTVLRYSNQTLGWGIQFQNPWFIGFMVIVTALFTANLLGLFEINLPSAMTTRLATQKRGGLKGNFAEGAFATLLATPCSAPFLGTAVAFALAAPLPVLWGLFLMLGIGMSLPWLMIATWPGLALRLPRPGRWMLRLRVALGLLMLAASLWLLSLMLNHFSLQSVLIVAAVFLLALVVGSLRRYGARNTAIALCVSLLVAGLVMLAAALSYTNGAKPLQDAVKWQPLTEQAIAQAVADNKVVFVDVTADWCVTCKANKFNVLLREDVQKALTADNLVALRGDWSRPSKPINEFLQKRGSVAVPFNQIYGPGLPTGEILSPLLTRDAVLKGLQDARGDK; encoded by the coding sequence ATGCGTTATGCCTTCAGGGCGGCGATTGCCAGCCTGTTGCTGCTGTGGCTACCTGCCATTCATGCGGCGGATTCCGGCTGGTTAGCAAGCCCGCAAAACAGCCATGCCAAAGTGCGTTTTCAGGCTGAGCCTGCCGACGGCGCGGCGGATGAAACCCATCTTTTACTGTCTGTCAGCCTCGAAAAAGGCTGGAAAACCTACTGGCGATCGCCGGGTGAGGGCGGCGTAGCGCCGGTTATCGCCTGGCAAGACTCATCAACCAAGGCCGACTGGTCTTGGCCGACTCCCGCGCGTTTCGACGTCGCCGGAATAACCACGCAGGGCTATCACGACAATGTGACGTTGCCGATTGTTATCAAAGGCAAAGTGCCTGAGAAACTGGCGGGAACCCTGACCCTGCCGACCTGTAGCAATGTCTGTATCCTCACCGATTATGACTTCAATCTGGACCTGCGCGCAGGCGGCGACCAAGGCGATTTCGTCAGCCGTTTTGCCAGCGCCATGGGGCAAATCCCGATTGCGCAGGGGCTGGCCGATAAGGTGTCGGCGGGTTATCGGCAGGGCACTTTGGTGATTTCAGCCGAGCGCGCTCAAGGCTGGCAGCAGCCGGAGCTGTTTATCGATTCCCTCGAAGGCAGCTCATTCGGCAAGCCGACGGTCAGGGTGGACGGCATGCTTGCGCAGATCACCGTGCCGGTCACCGACGAGTGGGGAGATAAAGCCGGAGACTTGACGGGCAAGCCGGTCAGCGCGGTGCTGGCGGATCGCGGTATCGCCCAGCAGCTCGACCTCAAGATGGAGCCTCTGGCACCCGCTACGCAGAGCAGCATTGCCCTGTGGCAAGTGGCACTGATGGCGCTGGCCGGTGGTTTTATTCTTAACCTGATGCCGTGCGTGCTGCCGGTACTGGGTATGAAACTCGGCTCGATTTTGCAGGTGGAGCAGCGCGACCGTAAAAGCGTTCGGGTGCAGTTCCTGGCCTCTTCGGCGGGCATTATCAGCTCTTTCCTCGCGCTGGCGCTGCTGATGACCGTGCTGCGCTACAGCAACCAGACCCTAGGCTGGGGAATTCAGTTCCAGAACCCGTGGTTTATCGGCTTTATGGTGATTGTGACCGCGCTGTTCACCGCCAACCTGCTGGGTCTGTTCGAAATCAACCTGCCTTCTGCCATGACCACCCGTCTGGCGACGCAAAAACGTGGCGGTTTGAAGGGCAATTTCGCCGAGGGCGCTTTCGCGACGCTGCTAGCCACGCCGTGCTCTGCGCCTTTCTTGGGCACCGCCGTGGCCTTCGCGCTGGCCGCGCCTCTGCCCGTGCTGTGGGGATTATTCCTGATGCTGGGCATCGGCATGAGCCTGCCGTGGCTGATGATCGCAACCTGGCCGGGACTGGCGCTGCGCCTGCCGCGTCCGGGGCGCTGGATGCTGCGCCTGCGGGTGGCGCTCGGCCTGCTGATGCTCGCCGCGTCGCTGTGGCTGCTCAGCCTGATGCTTAACCACTTCAGTCTGCAAAGCGTGCTGATTGTCGCGGCGGTGTTCCTGCTGGCGCTGGTGGTGGGTTCGCTGCGCCGCTATGGGGCGCGTAATACCGCCATTGCCCTATGTGTCAGCCTGCTGGTGGCAGGGCTGGTGATGCTAGCGGCGGCGCTCTCCTATACCAACGGCGCCAAGCCATTACAGGATGCCGTGAAGTGGCAGCCGCTAACCGAGCAGGCGATTGCTCAGGCGGTGGCGGACAACAAAGTGGTGTTCGTGGATGTCACGGCAGACTGGTGTGTCACCTGCAAAGCCAACAAATTTAACGTATTACTGCGCGAAGACGTGCAGAAAGCGCTGACCGCCGACAACCTGGTGGCCCTGCGCGGTGACTGGAGCCGTCCTTCCAAACCGATTAATGAATTCCTGCAAAAGCGCGGCAGCGTTGCCGTTCCTTTCAACCAAATTTATGGTCCGGGCCTGCCAACGGGTGAGATTTTATCGCCACTGCTGACTCGCGACGCCGTTTTAAAAGGGCTGCAAGACGCCCGTGGAGATAAATAA
- a CDS encoding copper resistance protein: MDKKRRSALLFFCLACLVILTCMTQRIAGLNALSASLRQDAVSQTVSSQPTSDLTETPTPCELSSKSLLSVPPVILDFALLVFSLLLAFLSPGNVALLRTRLPEVVPVPILRVHLRLCVFRE; the protein is encoded by the coding sequence ATGGATAAAAAACGGCGTTCAGCACTGCTCTTTTTCTGCCTGGCTTGTCTGGTCATACTTACCTGTATGACGCAGCGCATCGCCGGGCTGAACGCGTTGTCTGCCTCTCTGCGTCAGGACGCGGTGTCCCAAACGGTCTCATCCCAGCCGACGTCCGATCTGACTGAAACTCCCACTCCTTGCGAGTTGAGCAGCAAATCACTGCTTTCCGTTCCTCCTGTCATTCTTGATTTCGCGCTGTTGGTCTTTAGCTTGCTGCTGGCGTTTCTCTCGCCGGGCAACGTGGCCCTTCTTCGTACTCGCCTGCCTGAAGTCGTTCCGGTGCCGATACTACGGGTGCATCTGCGGCTCTGCGTCTTCCGGGAATAA
- a CDS encoding DinI family protein: MLVELVYDKRNVSGIPDANDKIHAELTKRVHRLFPDAAVKVKPMQANGLNTSGASKQDRSQLNQMLEEMFEEADEWLSVE; encoded by the coding sequence ATGTTAGTAGAGCTGGTGTATGACAAACGCAATGTTTCCGGCATTCCTGATGCCAACGACAAAATCCATGCCGAATTAACCAAACGCGTTCATCGCCTGTTCCCGGATGCGGCGGTGAAGGTCAAACCGATGCAGGCCAACGGCTTGAACACCTCGGGCGCCAGCAAGCAGGACCGTTCGCAGTTGAACCAAATGCTCGAAGAGATGTTTGAAGAAGCGGATGAATGGCTATCCGTTGAATGA
- a CDS encoding penicillin-binding transpeptidase domain-containing protein, which translates to MPPKKPTKPAAQPHFYSKRFALICVGILGCMAFLLARVGYLQLLNRPMLERQADQRSLRSTVIPADRGTIADRSGHPLALSVASKDIIADPFRVLQLHSDLNSPKWQYLAQALNMPLPQLQQIITSDPNRRFVYLGRKIEQGIANDIAQLHLGGITSQHDDSRYYPMSDAAANLVGIVGTDNEGLTGIEKGFNTLLEGKPGMREYRQDGHGNVIGVLKEVPPQQPPTVNLSIDSFMQYVMYSRLRAGVMLNQADSGAAVLVDVNTGEILGMASYPSYNPNNYAGVQPKDMRNVAISDSFEPGSTVKPLVVMVSLARKMIRPDSVLDTHPYTVNGHLIKDVGHWPALTITGVLQKSSDIAVSHMALAMPAQVLVDLYHSFGLGKPTDLGIGGESSGYFPLHRDRWADIERATFAFGYGLRVTPLQIAREYATIGALGIYRPLSITKVTPPVMGKRVMAADVVQTVIHMMESDALPGGSGLSAAVPGYRLAIKTGTAEKLGTSGKYDGGYVNYTAGVAPASNPRVALVVMVNNPQAGKHFGGSVAGPIFGQIMGQVLNHMNIAPDALVPETPPETIINGGQKTNLVRRSASSE; encoded by the coding sequence ATGCCTCCAAAAAAACCGACTAAGCCGGCTGCACAACCCCACTTTTACTCGAAGCGTTTTGCCCTTATTTGTGTTGGCATTTTGGGTTGTATGGCATTTTTACTGGCCCGCGTAGGCTATTTACAGCTGCTGAACCGCCCGATGCTTGAGCGTCAGGCCGACCAGCGCTCTTTGCGCTCCACGGTGATCCCAGCCGATCGCGGCACCATTGCTGACCGCAGCGGGCATCCGCTGGCACTGAGCGTGGCTTCCAAAGATATTATTGCTGATCCCTTCCGCGTCCTTCAGCTGCATAGCGATCTAAATAGCCCGAAATGGCAGTATCTGGCGCAGGCGCTGAACATGCCGCTGCCCCAGTTACAGCAAATTATTACCAGCGATCCTAACCGGCGCTTTGTCTACCTTGGGCGTAAAATCGAGCAAGGCATTGCCAATGATATTGCTCAGTTGCATCTGGGCGGCATTACCAGCCAGCACGATGACAGCCGCTACTACCCGATGAGCGACGCCGCCGCCAATCTGGTGGGGATTGTCGGCACGGATAACGAAGGTCTGACCGGCATTGAGAAAGGCTTTAATACCCTGCTCGAAGGCAAGCCGGGCATGCGCGAATACCGCCAAGACGGCCACGGCAACGTGATTGGCGTGTTGAAGGAAGTCCCGCCGCAGCAGCCGCCAACGGTCAATCTAAGTATCGACAGCTTTATGCAGTACGTGATGTATTCACGCTTGCGCGCCGGCGTGATGCTCAACCAGGCGGACTCGGGTGCCGCCGTGCTGGTGGATGTGAATACCGGGGAAATTCTCGGGATGGCCTCCTACCCTTCTTATAACCCAAATAACTACGCCGGCGTTCAGCCAAAAGACATGCGTAACGTGGCGATAAGCGACAGCTTCGAGCCGGGTTCTACGGTAAAACCTCTGGTTGTGATGGTGTCGCTGGCGCGCAAAATGATCCGCCCGGACTCGGTGCTAGACACCCACCCGTACACCGTCAACGGCCACTTAATCAAAGACGTCGGCCACTGGCCTGCGCTGACCATCACCGGCGTGTTGCAGAAATCCAGTGACATCGCGGTATCGCACATGGCGCTGGCGATGCCCGCACAGGTGCTGGTTGACCTCTACCACTCCTTTGGCTTGGGTAAACCGACCGACTTGGGCATCGGCGGCGAGAGCAGCGGCTACTTCCCGCTGCATCGCGATCGCTGGGCTGACATCGAGCGCGCGACCTTCGCTTTCGGCTACGGCCTGCGCGTGACGCCGCTGCAAATCGCCCGCGAATACGCCACTATTGGCGCGTTGGGCATTTATCGCCCACTGTCGATCACCAAGGTGACACCCCCGGTGATGGGAAAGCGCGTGATGGCGGCGGACGTGGTGCAAACCGTGATCCATATGATGGAAAGCGACGCCCTGCCCGGCGGCTCTGGCCTGAGCGCGGCGGTGCCGGGCTATCGTCTGGCAATCAAAACCGGTACGGCGGAAAAGCTGGGGACCAGCGGCAAGTACGATGGCGGCTACGTCAACTACACGGCGGGCGTGGCTCCGGCCAGTAATCCGCGAGTGGCTCTGGTGGTGATGGTCAACAACCCACAGGCGGGTAAACACTTTGGTGGTTCAGTGGCCGGGCCGATTTTCGGCCAAATCATGGGGCAGGTGTTGAATCATATGAACATTGCTCCTGACGCACTGGTGCCTGAGACGCCGCCGGAAACCATTATCAACGGCGGCCAAAAAACCAACTTAGTGCGCCGTAGCGCCAGCTCAGAGTGA